A single Colias croceus chromosome 10, ilColCroc2.1 DNA region contains:
- the LOC123695211 gene encoding uncharacterized protein LOC123695211, whose protein sequence is MARTKSKKTREEKLVEAKLRRRKKYEEIKNDPEKYAVQKEKERLRYLKRKEQKQIKSAADMTPREKRLQRKKWKENTKRYIEKQKANRRIQQLLIDGTPPSSDREDTVDLINQQDPLEGTSREANSVINANCKLCQKKIYLIRKIRYVHKNEISKLKKEKEKVEKERDAIKRALRRITKKNQIRQDHHSQKNTQEKVDRLVETIDENKREEVKKKLLFSEIVSRNLSEGYNCLKKKEKRIFSDIVIRNRDKFKKHKILGMTSTFSVRPESQEQNIKCNKIDIKQLIEEFFQDDLNTKISPGKNEFITRNGVRKQKRYLNDTLINLYKKFIKNQKVGYSTFCKYRPFWVLQPKDSDRNTCACKIHVNFDLLVKSLNKNKIIEETNGTALLQSLCCDAYSESCLNRTCKVCQRRVLNYKEFNNDLKINYYEWCTKRENYETNGDEKIKIVNTKIRATDHPKNIIEKLENSSKSYFKHCANILVQYNHLKRSCSTYRFFGELLNSV, encoded by the coding sequence ATGGCTAGGACTAAGTCGAAAAAAACACGAGAAGAAAAGTTAGTTGAAGCAAAATTACGTAGAAGAAAGAAGTATgaggaaattaaaaatgacCCCGAAAAATACGCCgttcaaaaagaaaaagaacgACTGAGATACTTGAAGCGTAAGgaacaaaaacaaatcaaGAGTGCGGCTGATATGACGCCAAGAGAAAAAAGACTTCAAAGAAAGAAATGGAAGGAAAATACCAAAAGATACATAGAAAAACAGAAAGCAAATAGAAGAATTCAGCAATTGTTAATAGATGGCACCCCACCGTCAAGCGACCGTGAAGATACTGTAGATTTAATTAATCAGCAAGATCCATTAGAAGGAACATCTCGCGAAGCTAATAGTGTAATTAATGCAAATTGCAAACtttgccaaaaaaaaatatatttgataagGAAGATACGATACGTacacaaaaatgaaataagtaaACTCAAGAAAGAGAAAGAAAAAGTTGAAAAGGAAAGAGATGCAATTAAAAGGGCGTTAAGAAGGATAACTAAGAAAAACCAAATACGACAAGATCATCACAGCCAAAAGAATACACAAGAGAAAGTAGATAGGCTAGTAGAAACTATAGACGAGAATAAGCGGGAAGAAGTAAAAAAGAAGTTATTATTCAGTGAGATAGTAAGTAGAAATTTATCCGAAGGGTATAATTGCcttaaaaagaaagaaaaacgcATATTTAGCGACATTGTAATTCGAAACAgagacaaatttaaaaagcacAAAATATTAGGAATGACTAGCACCTTTTCAGTACGACCCGAATCTcaagaacaaaatataaaatgtaataaaatagacaTCAAACAATTAATTGAAGAATTTTTCCAGGATGATTTAAACACGAAGATATCTCCAGGGAAAAATGAATTCATAACTCGAAATGGCGTAAGAAAGCAAAAAAGATATCTTAACGACACCCTCATAAATctctataaaaaatttataaaaaatcagAAAGTAGGATATTCCACATTCTGCAAATATCGCCCATTTTGGGTACTACAACCAAAAGATTCGGATCGGAATACCTGTGCATGCAAAATACatgtaaattttgatttattagtgAAGAgcctcaataaaaataaaataatagaagaAACAAATGGAACTGCTTTGCTGCAAAGTTTATGTTGTGACGCTTATAGTGAAAGTTGCCTAAATCGAACGTGCAAGGTTTGCCAAAGAAGAGTTTTAAACTATAAAGAATTTAACAATGACTTAAAGATAAACTATTACGAATGGTGCACAAAAAGAGAAAATTATGAAACGAATGGAGatgagaaaattaaaattgtaaacacaaaaataagagCAACAGATcatccaaaaaatattatagaaaagctggaaaattcatcaaaatcatattttaaacattgtgCTAACATTCTTGTTCAgtataatcatttaaaaagaaGCTGTAGTACATATCGATTTTTCGGAGAATTACTCAATTCAGTTTAA
- the LOC123695212 gene encoding uncharacterized protein LOC123695212, with protein MAEFERKLLNNETTSGENTTDFNLFRTFVTSSLKTLHAQVELLLKISDQQETRSRRKMLLFHGVAEEKKENTAELVAKVIVERLELPDVNAECFSRCHRLGRYTAERNRPIVVKFDRVPVRDRVWFSKTCLKNSGITISEFLTKARHDTFMLARKKFGVSNCWTQDGNIIVRTTDGVRHRVTSADELDVIVSDPPAEALNVASSAAPVAKGSDPLQSGFRAGHSTVTALVKVTEDIRMAMDNKQLTILALLDFSNAFNTVDFDILLALLSSLNVSPAVVVSSYASTMWSNTICVILFIFCCIVKVNTNPANTDEESSDYVFIVDGSKINVVSSGAGKLDKCVLKVYIKCQADSNSFETEKVNNPERIMQAIKGDPGTKEEKGDVGLIGMPGYPGTKGDTGEKGSKGDMGIPGNVTILEIKGQTGEKGNKGDKGEEGIRGKDGEKGVPGEQGIKGDTGAAGTRGDVGSKGEKGEIGEGRQGLVGQPGPRGDTGMAGKPGVRGEPGPLGPKGDRGEDGRMGPLVLKGEKGEPGVYNRESNTGSEAAYKLPGTWSNPAKTCIDIDSRDSGIYTINPANQFDIKCDFKNNRACLINDPKRKSEKFEFLEEPFLLSAVGFEVNTFYSLTLSQLAYLNSWTAGGYEKIRIHCEDTIVYSEESPDKSIQLLLWNDNLIGPNPSPHTPVYYKVTKDLCKKEEKYTELEVSSVTSTRLPIVDFYIRDSIKFAKISVELLELCFNFELPPE; from the exons ATGGCAGAATTTGAAAGGAAGCTACTGAACAATGAAACAACCTCTGGTGAGAACACAAcagattttaatttgttcCGCACATTTGTAACTTCATCTCTCAAGACACTACATGCACAAGTGGAGTTATTGCTTAAAATCTCGGACCAGCAGGAAACTCGCTCTCGTCGCAAGATGCTTCTTTTTCATGGTGTTGCTGAAGAGAAGAAGGAGAACACCGCTGAACTTGTGGCTAAAGTGATCGTTGAGCGCCTTGAACTGCCAGATGTTAATGCGGAGTGCTTTAGTCGTTGCCACCGCTTGGGCCGTTACACAGCCGAGAGAAACAGGCCAATTGTTGTCAAATTTGACCGTGTGCCAGTTAGAGATCGAGTCTGGTTCTCCAAAACTTGTCTTAAAAATTCTGGAATTACTATTTCCGAATTTCTCACCAAAGCGCGGCATGATACCTTTATGTTGGCACGTAAGAAGTTTGGGGTTTCTAACTGTTGGACCCAGGATGGAAACATTATTGTTAGAACCACCGATGGTGTTAGACACCGGGTCACAAGCGCTGATGAGCTCGACGTCATCGTCAGCGATCCACCAGCGGAGGCTTTAAACGTTGCATCCAGTGCTGCTCCAGTGGCAAAGGGCTCAG ATCCACTGCAATCAGGGTTTCGGGCGGGTCATAGCACGGTTACTGCGCTCGTCAAAGTTACAGAGGATATTCGTATGGCTATGGACAATAAGCAGCTAACAATCCTTGCTCTCCTTGATTTCTCTAATGCCTTCAACACCGTTGACTTTGATATCCTGTTAGCTCTGCTTAGTTCTCTTAACGTATCTCCTGCGGTGGTTG TTAGTTCATACGCGTCCACCATGTGGTCAAATACAAtttgtgttatattatttatattttgttgtataGTAAAAGTGAATACAAATCCAG caAACACTGATGAAGAATCGAGTGACTATGTTTTCATAGTGGATGGATccaaaataaatgtt GTTTCTAGTGGTGCAggaaaattag ATAAATGTGTACTAAAAGTT tatATAAAATGCCAGGCTGATTCAAATTCATTTGAAACAG AAAAAGTAAATAACCCGGAAAGAATTATGCAAGCAATTAAGGGAGATCCAGGAACGAAAGAAGAAAAAGGAGATGTTGGTCTGATAGGAATGCCAGGATATCCAGGTACTAAGGGAGATACGGGGGAAAAAGGAAGTAAGGGTGATATGGGCATTCCAGGAAACGTGACAATATTAGAAATAAAGGGGCAAACTGGTGAAAAAGGAAATAAGGGTGATAAAGGAGAAGAAGGTATAAGGGGAAAAGATGGAGAGAAGGGGGTACCAGGAGAACAAGGGATAAAGGGTGATACAGGAGCTGCTGGGACAAGAGGAGATGTAGGTAGCAAGGGAGAAAAAGGAGAAATAGGTGAAGGCCGTCAGGGATTGGTTGGACAACCAGGACCTAGAGGGGATACCGGGATGGCTGGAAAACCAGGAGTAAGGGGCGAGCCGGGTCCTCTGGGGCCAAAGGGTGATCGAGGGGAAGACGGTAGGATGGGACCTCTGGTACTTAAA GGTGAAAAAGGAGAACCAGGAGTCTACAATAGAGAGA GTAATACAGGGTCAGAGGCAGCATACAAACTTCCTGGAACTTGGTCGAATCCAGCTAAAACATGCATTGATATTGACTCACGAGATAGTG gtatttatacaataaatccTGCGAATCAGTTTGATATCAAATGCGATTTCAAGAATAATCGCGCGTGTCTTATAAACGATCCAAAGAGAAAGAGcgaaaaatttgaatttttagaGGAACCCTTTTTACTAAGCGCAGTTGGTTTTGAAGTAAATACATTCTATAGT ttaacaCTATCCCAACTAGCATACCTAAATTCTTGGACTGCAGGTGGCTATGAGAAGATTAGAATACACTGTGAGGATACCATAGTATATTCAGAAGAAAGTCCAGATAAATCTATACAGTTGCTACTATGGAATGATAATTTGATAGGTCCAAACCCGTCTCCCCACACTccagtatattataaagttaccAAAGATTTGTGCAAG AAGGAAGAAAAGTATACGGAATTAGAAGTGTCATCAGTGACGAGTACGCGCTTACCAATTGTAGATTTTTACATCAGAGACAGTATAAAATTTGCTAAAATATCTGTAGAGCTGTTGGAACTTTGTTTTAACTTTGAACTTCCACCTGAATAA